CGCGCAGGGGGGCGCGTGTTAAATTCACAGCAGCACTTATCCTTCGATTGAGCAGATATAATTAGCGGGCCTTCTAAATGAGCCCCTCAGCAGGCAGAAAGATCATATGATGAGGACAGTTATTTTTGCCAAGGTTAGCCTTGCCGCTGTAGCATTGGTGGTCTTGGGCAGCTGCAGTGACAGTGTGACCGGGGCGACTAGCTTTCAGTCTCGCTATGGGGTGGCCCGCACTGCACTGGAAAGCGGCAACTACGACAAGGCCAGGCGAGCCTATACCCGGTTGCTGCAGGAAGAGGCCGGACCGCTGACCCCTCGGTTGCAGTTAGAATATGCGCATACGGAATTGCGCAGTGGTAATTTTCAGCAGGCTGCCAGCCTGGCCGCCGGTTTGGTTGCCAGTCAGAAAGACGAGGCGCGCGCCGCCGCGCTTTCGGTACAGGGAACTGCGCAACATGAATTGGGGCTGCGCCTCTTGAGTGAAGGTAAGACCGCTGAAGGGAAAGCTCAGCTGCAAGCCGCCAGTGCTGCTTTTTCTGAGGTTCTGAAACAGTATTCCAGCCTGGACCCATTGGGCTCTATGGCGGGACGCAGAGCCAGTATTGAGGCCAGGTTAAAACCCTATAGCTGCAAAATAGCCTGTATTAGACCCTATTATGGGTCTGATGCCGGGGACAGGGTCAGCCATACATTGACCTGATTGGGAGCGTCTGTGGCCTCAAAGCGAAACCCTTTGAACCGATACCCCCAGTCGGGATGCGTGGTCGAGAGCCAATTGGCCAACCGGGCGAAATCAGCGCGCTCAAAGCGCATTTCTACTGTGCCGCCGGTGCCAGAGCGCAGTTCACCCAAAGAGGACCCCAGACCTGCAGCCCTCAGCCCGCTTTCCAACCCGCTCAGCCCAATGGCGCTGGCGGGTGCGGCAGAAAGGTCGGGCTGCTGCAGATTGATTTTTCCACGGTCTGATCGGCGACCCAGACCAGCAGAGCCTGCGCCTCGGCCTCGGTGGCCTGTGCCTGCA
The DNA window shown above is from Parasedimentitalea marina and carries:
- the gspM gene encoding type II secretion system protein GspM, with the protein product MRLSRRERLLVAALVFAVLPLGIFLTVLVPLHDHRLQAQATEAEAQALLVWVADQTVEKSICSSPTFLPHPPAPLG
- a CDS encoding type II secretion system protein M, translated to MGELRSGTGGTVEMRFERADFARLANWLSTTHPDWGYRFKGFRFEATDAPNQVNVWLTLSPASDP
- a CDS encoding tetratricopeptide repeat protein is translated as MRTVIFAKVSLAAVALVVLGSCSDSVTGATSFQSRYGVARTALESGNYDKARRAYTRLLQEEAGPLTPRLQLEYAHTELRSGNFQQAASLAAGLVASQKDEARAAALSVQGTAQHELGLRLLSEGKTAEGKAQLQAASAAFSEVLKQYSSLDPLGSMAGRRASIEARLKPYSCKIACIRPYYGSDAGDRVSHTLT